The Malus domestica chromosome 08, GDT2T_hap1 genomic interval CTGATAACATGGGAAAGTTGATTAGCTTAAAGTACCTTCATGTTTTGGGCTGTGATAAGCTGGAATACTTGCCAAAAGGGATTcggagattaaaaaaattgaaaagacttGATCAGTGTGTTGTGGTTTGTGGTGAGGATGAGGACAGAGCAGCATTACAAGTGGGAGATCTGAGAGTCTTGAACCTTGAGGGCAATCTCATCATAAAATTGAAGGGGAATGTGGAAGATGAGAGAGAGCTTGAGAAAGCACAACTGTGTGACATGAAGAAAGTCATTCATCTCCAAATTGATTCTAAGGATGTTCAATACAAGCAGACAAGAAGCACCGTAGAAATACTGAATGGGCTACGACCGCAAGAAAATCTGGAATCCTTATACATTTGTTATCATTCAGGCACCACCTGCCCCAATTGGATGATGTCTTTGCACAACTTAAGATTCATCTATCTATCTGAATGGAGTGAAAGCAAGTTTTTGCCTCCTTTTGGAAAATTGCCCTACCTTGAAAAGCTGACTGTGTCGGAAATGAAGAAGGTGGAAAAGATTGGTGGTGAATTTTTGGGAATAGTTGACTCAGATGAAACGTCATTGAAATCATCATCATCCACCTCATTTTTTCCAAAGTTGAAAGAATTCGAAATTTGTTTCATGGCAGCATTGGAGAAGTGGGAAGTAGGCGTGGAAGGGTGGAACAAGGAGGATTCTGAAATTTCAATCATGCCATGTCTTTCCTCTCTACAAATTAGTGATTGCGACTACATAAAAACACTGCCAGACTTCCTCTGCAAAACACCATTGCATGATCTTATCATTAAGGATTGTCCCATGCTTTCAGAGCGATGTGAGCAAAGCAATGGAGAGGAGTGGCCCAAGATTTCTCAcattccaaacattaaaatcTCACAATCCTGGTAATTGAGCTCTATCTATCTTATTTACACATGTATGTAAGCTATCAtcatatttgtttaattttcttatttttcttcttcaaagatcatcTGGTGACCCGCGAGCTAGGCATACATATTAATCTTCTTTTAAAaggtaattttctttctttatataTTTCAAGGATTATTTAACTTTAGCTACTCATTTCTAATATTCATCTTACTGATTTATGAAGCACTTTTTAGTAACTATTCATACGTATGTACGaaattcaatatcaaatttgcaTTGCGCATAATTTTCTTATCTTAGTTGCTCAAGTTTTCGCATAAAATAATAAGACTTGAGTAGAGGTGAGCCAAGTTAAAGAGCGTCAGTTGAGGTCAGGTCACCTTCAGGTTTCTCATGAGGTTTGTTGTTTGCCTTTAATATACATTATTTGGTTGTTTCTTAGGAAAATTTAATTCTAGGACAACGTCATAGAATGTTACTGAGTAGGTAATTTACCTATTGTTTCAGGGATTCTGTAGAACCTAAAAGCGTGATGTCGACCATCAACATACAACTATTGAAGCTTCCCCACAAATTTTGACCATCTTCACCTAAGCCATGAGAAGTTGCAGGCATTGGAAAGTGATTCCTCAAAGCATTCCCCTGCTGACTCCTCATTGCTTGGACCTGCGCTTAATGATCCTTCATGGCCATTTTTCAACGGGTCAAATACAGTCATGTGACCAGGGAAGCTAACTGCATTTCGCATAGACGTAGTTTGGTTTGAGGAGCTTGCATGATTTTTATATCTCCTTGTAAAGGATAGTCATACTATGTAATTTTGGTGTGTAGAGTTCTTTTCTCCTTCGATTGGGTTGAAATCCCCGACAATGTTTTTACTGAGGTCCCTTTCAGTGGTGCACCCCATCCTCTCTTGTACGTATTCTTCCATAATGCTAATGAATATCATACTTctttccaacaaaagaaaaatgttcGCAAGTACACGAATTAACCACTATTAAGACGAAGTTCGGTGTAAAGTATAGTTGGGCGACCTGGAATAAAAGCCGTGAACCTGGAATAAATGGTTAGCTCTCTACCACCTTGGCCTTGTCTAAAGAAAAAGGCCAGTATTTCAGTTGAAATAGAACATCCAAGTCTTCAGTTCCAAGCAAAGACACTCAACAAATAGCTCACAACAACAGATGCAATTAAAGCAGTTTTAGTTGTCCGAAAGCACTTTTAGCAAttctaaaagcacttcaaaACAGGCTCACATCAAAACACACTCATAGACATGCTTAATGTGATGGACTGAATAAGAATTTATTAATGAAGCTGCAAATTTGACAATTGTTGAAGCAAATGCCATCATCTAAACATTAAACATACATGTATTCACCACCTCAAATCGCATTCGCAGCTCTTTTTCTGTCTTCTTCGGCCtccttctccctctccttccaGTTCTCGTACACATGATCATCCGTCTGCAGCTCATGCCGGCATATCGGACAAGAATTGTGCTCATCCTGCCACAATCaaaacaacccaaaaacccCAGTCAGTCAGCCACTTAAAATTCGAATTGACACAACCAATGAGATACATTAGTAAGACAGCAAATGTTGAAAAAATCGAATTACCAGCCATGGCTTTAGGGAAGGAGGATGAAAAGCGTGCTTGCAGGGCAACTCCTGCATTTTGTCATTGACAACCAAGTTTTCCTTACAAATGCAGCAATCTGCGTCCTCGCCGAGCTCCTTCAACACTTCCTCCGTGATCATGATCACCGGAAGATTGGCCACCACCTGTTTGCTCGCAGGCGGGACCCTCGGAGCCCCCCTCATGTCATCCAAAATCCCCGGCTGCAAAACGCTGTCGAGGTTGTCAATGAGCGACTGAAGCAGATCCACCGCGCTTTCCGAGTTCTATTCGACTCCGGGACCCGACTCAGATGAGGACCCCGCCGCCATGGCCGCCGTCAGTAGATTCGGCTGCACCAGCCACTGCGGCTGCGGCGGCTCCCGGTCCACCGTCCAATGCCCCTCAAACAAATAtcctaaaaaaccaaaaattcaattccaatcgctgctccaatttcttttcgTCTTTGAATTTGACTTCCATTTTCAGATTCTGGTTAAATCGGTTTGTACCGTAtcggattttttatttttctgcgtTTTTCGGTTTCGGATTATTCTTATATTTCTGTGGGTGCTTGGCGAGGAGGTCACCGTTGGGAGACGAAGGTGGGAATCGGATCGTCTGCGTGCCGTCTCAGATTCCAACTTTCCACGTCACTGCGTTCTCAGGCCTTCTCATTACTTCATAAACGACACCTTTATCAACGTCATTTGTTTTACACGTGGTTACTTGCCTGAGTTGACTGGGGGGGTAGGATAAGCGGTGGGGTTGTTTTCATCTTATTCAATGTTTGACACTCAAAAATTAATGTGAAGCGTAAGATCACCAAAAAGTTAGGACATGTACTAGCAAGTTGTTTgtgcttcagtttttttttttttttttttttttgatattattatttttgcattatttttctttttttttctttctttcacgtTATTTTATCTGAATTCgtttggttttcatttttgttaAGCTAGTCCAAGGAATCATGAGAACAAATATGACCGCTCGTAGCCCTAGATTGTCTTTTGACAAGGAGAGACGAGTGCATATCTCAAAGTATTTTCCAACCACTCATGTCGGTTGGTGGCAGACTTGACAACTTTCTGGCACAGAGCTCCAAAGACAAGTCTGGCCAAACGTCAACTCACAACCACATGTATCCATGGACGTGAAAAAAGTCTATGAAGAAACATATATGCTATCAAGTCTAGCGCTCCGGTAAAGTGCTTTTCAACCAATATTTAATAAGCATTGTGTGTCAAGATGCTTTTCCAATTTATTTTTGATGCAAAATTGTGGATTCGATCAAATATGGAAACAATTTTTGATGGAATTCACAAtttacaaaagcaaaagcattaaaactttaaaacgaAATAAAGCTTAGAATTAAGTTCACCTGTACGCATGGAGTAATATGGTTACCACTTATTTCGACCTTTTCTAGTGTTCCGCCAATAGATTCCATGCGAGGCTTTAACGTCTCTTCAAGAGTACCTGTCTCATCAATTGCGTCGAAATTGAACTTCAACTAAAAATGCAAATAGGAGGCAGATTGTTTGGAGGTCCTTCTCATCTCTTCTTATTTTATACGGTCATgcttaagtcacgttaatattttatactaattttttttataaagataataagacaaaaaacaataaaaatataaaatgttgacgtagcttaaccatAACCGCATAAATAAGAGGGGATGGGAAGGGCACCcaacaggagggcagacaatctaccTCAATGCAAATAATAGTTAACTTAAGCCTCTTGAATAGTGGGACATCATATGTACCAGTATCGTGTGTTTGACATTGTACGAGCTCTTACAAAAATCACGGTTTTCACGGAGTATGATTCTCTTTACTTCTATTCTCATCTCCTTCCCTTCCCTCCtctcacacatatatatatatatatatatatatatatatatatatattttatcttattgtctctatataaaaaaataatataagatgttgacataGTTAAATtgtaaccgttcaaatagaagAGCAGGAAAGGAAAGAGAGATTAGGTGaggagagaatcctcctccgGTTTTGAGAGGGTGTTGGCCTAAACTCTGATATCCCTTGTGCTACCTGACAGAaagattatgattttttttttttaattaatgagaCCAAATACACAGAAATAGTCTCCAATATTAACTGTTGAAGAATAAAGGGAACGATTTCTGCCAAGCCAACAAGATACCTCATTTAGCACTGAGGGCAACTGATCAACAAATTTAGTCACCGAACTTTGAGTTTCCTGATTGTCTGGTAGCATAGCTCCAGCTGCACCAATCAGCGCCTTCCATGCATCTCCTATATATAGGAAGTGGTGAAAAGTGGGAACGCTGGAAAGTTTCAGTACACCACCCTTGATATGGTATACCACTCAAATTGAGTAGTTCAGTTCAAAGGCATTCAAAGGATGCAATGCGGAGGCAGTTAGGAAAACATGATGATCTATGGCTTGCCAAAGGGTAGCCATACATCGCAGAATAATTACGAGTTTGAATTTACAAGAAAGAACCAATACATAATGGCCAAAGATTAAAGAATAtgaacaaatacaaaaaaacaTATGGTAtcaacactctttctctctgacTTGCATTGAAAGTATGTTAATGGTTCTGAAAGTATATCATCTTCAGGCTTGTGTAGGGTACTATGACTAGCTAACAAAGGGAAAGGAAAGTGTAATCTGATAAGTAAGCAAAAATGCAATCCATACAGAAAACtagagaaaagaataaacagaatcatagaaaataaatacaatcaAATCATACACTTTTACAACAATATTTCCTAAACGTTAATGTACCATATGAAGCACGGCATACAGATCAATTACCTACTCAAAGTAAGGCACGGCCTCTGTTGGCGGTCTATTGTTGTATGCTATTATAGCATTGGCCTTAGCAAAGGGCACAAATATTGCTTGTCAAACCGAATGAATTTCTCAAATCACTTAAAACGAAAGAGGACTTCCCAAAACAAACCACACCTTAGGGATTTTATCAGAGAAATAGCTCCCGGCAAGTACTTGAAGAAGGGCACCATTGCtagaaaaaatattcaaaacacAGAAATTTCAGTCACATTGCTGCCAGGATACATTGATAATGAACTTAGAAACCACTCAACTTACGATCCATTTGAGATACCTTCAGTAGAAAACAATTATGCGCTTAAGTGCTTCGCTTGTTGGAAACATGTTAaaatctttatcaaaaatccAAGTTCTACCTAGAAAGACTTGGAAGTGCTGCGTAAAGAAGCACCTAGCAAGTGCTTTTTAGAAAGCGCTGTTATCCCTTCTGAAAAGGCTCTAAATTTTACCTATATGGCCTACCGAAAACACGGGCAGTTGAGCAAGTTGGGCAGCTGATAGATTGGAATTAGGCAGTCCAGAAGCTATGATGTTGTCCAAGCAGCCGTTGAACCTCTCATACACTTGCCGGGCAGCTTGGACATGATCAAACGTCACATTGTACGGCACTGATATCACCAGAAACCCATCCTTTGCCAATAGCTCAGTTAAGTAGCTGCGACATATAATCCACATGAACTTGAAGGACTCAaatttaaataaagaaaattacaaaacccaaaaagctAAATAAGAAAACCTTTGGCGACCTGTAAGTAAGTTCCGGAACAGCTCCGATGAAGGCGCCACCCAAGAACTTGATGATGGCGCGTGGCTTCTTGCCGGTAGGCGGAGGAATCACCAGACAGGAATCGTTCCAAGTGTAGGTTAATCTGCTTGTGGTTCAacaacgtctgctcgaccaggATTTAACTACTTAATTCTACAACCCAcactggattatagaattctagcgaatttgctttgtgtgtttactctcttgATTTTTCATACAGaagcaagaaggaagaaaagaagataTTTGGAATGGAACTAGGGACTCCAGTTATATAAGCTCTTTCATATCTCTTCAAATATCTTTTGGATGTATCTGAAGCTATACAACTCTTTCCAAAGAGTTGTGTctttaatcaaaacgttttgaattaatcttaattaaaaacttaattcgaaaattaaaactaattgatcagattaattttaattattaggcCCCAAGTGCCCCAAGGTCCGAGGCctttgtcttgattaattaatattaatttatattaatattatggtataatcatCAAGCCCAATCCACACAAATGGTGGCCCAAGCCTCAATTTCCATTCCAAGTGGTCCAACACCTACAGGCATCCAAATTTGGCGGCAAAGCCGGCGGAGGAGGAGAAACAGGCGGCGATTCCCAAGATAAcgagaataatcatcaacaatggTCCAAAAATATCGAGCCCTCAAATGGGAATTGACTCGATGGGGTCCTAAAATATCACAATGTATTAAGTCAAAATGTGCTTTAGATGAAATAAAACTTGACATAAGAGATAAACGGGTTTGCTTAGCAAGGGGGCAAATGTTACATGAATGACTAGAATCAAACATGATGGTTGGAACTTGCTTGGTCAAAACTTGAAGAGGGCCGATGAAG includes:
- the LOC103428678 gene encoding putative disease resistance protein RGA3 isoform X2, with the translated sequence MGSHFHLLMHITIAKTYVHSHKISNSYLGSTISKIDSNFILQLKCLRTFTLSGSGISEVPKEIGELIHLRHIDLSWNDDLKILPDSICELYNLYTMRLVCCWSLEKLPDNMGKLISLKYLHVLGCDKLEYLPKGIRRLKKLKRLDQCVVVCGEDEDRAALQVGDLRVLNLEGNLIIKLKGNVEDERELEKAQLCDMKKVIHLQIDSKDVQYKQTRSTVEILNGLRPQENLESLYICYHSGTTCPNWMMSLHNLRFIYLSEWSESKFLPPFGKLPYLEKLTVSEMKKVEKIGGEFLGIVDSDETSLKSSSSTSFFPKLKEFEICFMAALEKWEVGVEGWNKEDSEISIMPCLSSLQISDCDYIKTLPDFLCKTPLHDLIIKDCPMLSERCEQSNGEEWPKISHIPNIKISQSW
- the LOC103428678 gene encoding putative disease resistance protein RGA3 isoform X1, which gives rise to MRLVCCWSLEKLPDNMGKLISLKYLHVLGCDKLEYLPKGIRRLKKLKRLDQCVVVCGEDEDRAALQVGDLRVLNLEGNLIIKLKGNVEDERELEKAQLCDMKKVIHLQIDSKDVQYKQTRSTVEILNGLRPQENLESLYICYHSGTTCPNWMMSLHNLRFIYLSEWSESKFLPPFGKLPYLEKLTVSEMKKVEKIGGEFLGIVDSDETSLKSSSSTSFFPKLKEFEICFMAALEKWEVGVEGWNKEDSEISIMPCLSSLQISDCDYIKTLPDFLCKTPLHDLIIKDCPMLSERCEQSNGEEWPKISHIPNIKISQSW
- the LOC103428678 gene encoding putative disease resistance protein RGA3 isoform X3 yields the protein MRLVCCWSLEKLPDNMGKLISLKYLHVLGCDKLEYLPKGIRRLKKLKRLDQCVVVCGEDEDRAALQVGDLRVLNLEGNLIIKLKGNVEDERELEKAQLCDMKKVIHLQIDSKDVQYKQTRSTVEILNGLRPQENLESLYICYHSGTTCPNWMMSLHNLRFIYLSEWSESKFLPPFGKLPYLEKLTVSEMKKVEKIGGEFLGIVDSDETSLKSSSSTSFFPKLKEFEICFMAALEKWEVGVEGWNKEDSEISIMPCLSSLQISDCDYIKTLPDFLCKTPLHDLIIKDCPMLSERCEQSNGEEWPKISHIPNIKISQS
- the LOC103440627 gene encoding E3 ubiquitin-protein ligase AIP2-like, with the translated sequence MRGAPRVPPASKQVVANLPVIMITEEVLKELGEDADCCICKENLVVNDKMQELPCKHAFHPPSLKPWLDEHNSCPICRHELQTDDHVYENWKEREKEAEEDRKRAANAI